A genomic stretch from Bordetella sp. N includes:
- a CDS encoding TetR/AcrR family transcriptional regulator produces the protein MADIHGDPRGAEALIDDGAAAADMPVPDRILLAAKELIARKGPVGTTVRDICDASEVNVASIHYYYGSKEALVKSVLLAVLEPVNIERRVRLEEARRQFGGVPVPVPVILDALLRPLVACERSADGGRLFVRMENHLRAVPDSDYTIFVSRQLDGYAQMFIDALAATLPQFTRTELIWRYEFVRGSAMHLLANCDPLSQKFKVLVGTGAMVDLQDNELILRELLVTALLGLSAPAAWTDRDIGQQGG, from the coding sequence ATGGCCGATATTCACGGCGATCCGCGGGGCGCGGAGGCCCTCATCGATGACGGCGCGGCGGCGGCGGACATGCCCGTGCCCGATCGCATTCTGTTGGCCGCGAAGGAATTGATTGCCCGCAAAGGGCCCGTAGGCACCACCGTGCGCGACATCTGCGACGCGTCGGAAGTGAACGTGGCGTCCATCCACTACTACTACGGTTCGAAGGAAGCCTTGGTGAAGTCGGTGTTGCTGGCGGTGCTGGAGCCCGTCAACATCGAGCGCCGCGTGCGTCTGGAAGAAGCGCGCCGGCAATTCGGCGGTGTGCCCGTTCCGGTGCCGGTGATATTGGATGCCTTGTTGCGGCCGCTGGTGGCGTGCGAGCGCTCCGCCGATGGCGGGCGGCTGTTCGTGCGGATGGAGAATCATCTGCGCGCGGTGCCGGACAGCGACTACACGATCTTCGTGTCCAGGCAGCTGGATGGCTATGCGCAGATGTTCATCGACGCGCTGGCCGCCACATTGCCGCAGTTCACGCGCACCGAGCTGATATGGCGCTATGAATTCGTGCGCGGCTCGGCCATGCATCTGTTGGCCAACTGCGATCCGCTCTCGCAGAAATTCAAGGTGCTGGTCGGGACCGGCGCGATGGTCGACCTGCAAGACAATGAGCTGATCCTGCGCGAGCTGCTGGTCACCGCCCTGTTGGGATTGAGCGCGCCCGCCGCATGGACGGACAGGGACATCGGTCAACAGGGCGGCTAG
- a CDS encoding amidase: MSTDPTFLTLAEASKLIATKALSPVELTEACLRRADEVDGALHSLITPTPERARIEARLAEAQIMRDGPRSALHGIPYTLKDVYETAGVRTTGQSRLLADNIPTQDCHAQTVLADAGGVFMGKTTTWEFAHGGPSWDVVAPPAHNPWNTARHPAGSSSGSGAALAAGLCLATMGTDTGGSIRMPAAACGIAGIKPTYGRVSRMGVLPNSFSHDHAGPMAWTTEDLAILLQLVAGHDPRDPGSVDLPVPDYRAALDGNARGLVIGVPWHWMDDEVPLSAGNRRAFEASLEVLRGLGATIRPVTLPSLLEYNDCKRVIAMGELYAIHEADLRTRPELFGASLRYRIICGAVLRAEDYIQAMRMRTRLAAAMQAVYQTVDLLAVPCTEPAGKLEPTSPHWMFAAPNYTTPFNSAGNPALSICNGYDDDGMPYSLQLAGRLFDEATVLRVGDAYEKATAWRQRRPDIARLRAEASGAAPVAEPAAVA, translated from the coding sequence ATGTCCACGGATCCGACTTTTCTGACCCTGGCCGAGGCCAGCAAGCTGATCGCCACCAAAGCCTTGTCCCCCGTCGAACTGACCGAGGCGTGCCTGCGCCGCGCCGACGAGGTCGACGGGGCCTTGCACAGTCTCATCACGCCCACACCGGAGCGCGCCCGCATCGAGGCCCGGCTGGCCGAAGCGCAGATCATGCGTGACGGACCGCGCAGCGCGCTGCATGGCATTCCCTATACGCTCAAGGATGTCTACGAAACCGCCGGCGTGCGCACCACCGGCCAGTCGCGCCTGCTGGCCGACAACATTCCCACGCAGGACTGCCATGCCCAAACGGTGCTGGCCGATGCAGGCGGCGTGTTCATGGGCAAGACCACCACGTGGGAATTCGCCCACGGCGGCCCCTCCTGGGACGTGGTGGCGCCACCCGCGCACAACCCCTGGAACACCGCGCGCCATCCCGCCGGCTCCTCGTCGGGGTCGGGCGCGGCCCTCGCCGCCGGCCTGTGCCTGGCCACGATGGGCACCGATACCGGCGGCTCCATCCGCATGCCGGCGGCGGCTTGCGGCATCGCGGGCATCAAGCCCACCTACGGCAGGGTCAGCCGCATGGGTGTCCTGCCCAACTCCTTCAGCCACGACCACGCCGGCCCCATGGCCTGGACCACCGAAGACCTGGCCATCCTGCTGCAACTGGTGGCCGGCCACGATCCGCGCGACCCAGGCAGCGTCGACCTGCCGGTGCCGGACTACCGCGCGGCGCTCGATGGCAATGCCCGCGGCCTGGTGATCGGCGTGCCCTGGCACTGGATGGATGACGAAGTGCCCCTGTCGGCAGGCAACCGCCGCGCGTTCGAAGCCTCGCTGGAAGTGCTGCGCGGACTCGGCGCGACGATCCGTCCGGTCACCCTGCCGTCCCTGCTTGAGTACAACGATTGCAAGCGCGTCATCGCCATGGGCGAGCTGTACGCCATCCATGAAGCGGACCTGCGCACGCGTCCCGAGCTGTTCGGCGCCAGCCTGCGCTATCGCATCATCTGCGGCGCGGTCCTGCGCGCCGAAGACTATATCCAGGCCATGCGCATGCGGACCCGGCTGGCGGCCGCGATGCAGGCGGTCTACCAGACGGTGGACCTGCTGGCCGTGCCCTGCACCGAACCAGCGGGCAAGCTGGAGCCGACCTCGCCGCACTGGATGTTCGCGGCGCCCAACTACACCACGCCTTTCAACTCCGCCGGCAATCCCGCCCTGTCGATCTGCAATGGCTATGACGACGACGGCATGCCCTATTCGCTGCAACTGGCGGGCCGCCTGTTCGATGAGGCGACGGTGCTGCGCGTGGGCGACGCCTACGAGAAGGCCACCGCCTGGCGTCAGCGCCGTCCCGACATCGCCCGCCTGCGCGCCGAGGCCAGCGGCGCCGCGCCGGTGGCCGAACCCGCGGCCGTGGCTTGA
- a CDS encoding ABC transporter substrate-binding protein codes for MVALAFALPTAAARAEMVLRVATTLSDVPLTTGQASQGGEGMRFIGFTLYDGLINWDLSRSDVSAKLRPGLAESWSVDEATHTKWTFKLRPNVKFHDGSTFEANAVVWNLDKLLKRDAPQFDQNQATQASQYVSNIASYRVIDPMTVEITTKSADAVFPYLIADVGISSPARYKEVGGDWNKFGMTPSGTGPWKLDKLVPRERAELVRNPNYWDPKRVPKSDRMVLLMMPDPNTRVAALLSKQVDWVEAPPPDTLPRLKEAGMQIVTNIYPHNWPYQLSYSEGSPFRDIRIRKAANLAIDRKGLVEFLGGTAIPSEGMVDPKHPWFGKPNFKITYDPDEARRLMKEAGYSPEHPLKIKFAISTSGSGQMQPLPMNEFIQENLKAVGFDVQLEVLEWEALRARRRAGSDAPENKGIYGINNSFGYWDPDIGLIGTSWSKMRPPAGYNWGGFQDKEADELAAAAKVEFDPAKQDAILAKLHTRIVDQAMWIWVVHDLNPRAMAPNVKGFVQAQSWFQDLTPVYLQP; via the coding sequence ATGGTCGCGCTCGCCTTTGCCTTGCCCACCGCCGCTGCCCGCGCGGAGATGGTGCTGCGTGTCGCCACGACCTTATCCGACGTCCCCCTGACCACCGGGCAGGCCAGCCAGGGCGGCGAAGGCATGCGCTTCATCGGCTTCACGCTGTACGACGGTCTGATCAACTGGGACCTGTCGCGTTCGGACGTCTCCGCCAAACTGCGGCCGGGCCTGGCCGAAAGCTGGTCGGTGGATGAAGCCACGCACACCAAGTGGACCTTCAAGCTGCGGCCCAACGTCAAATTCCATGATGGCTCCACGTTCGAGGCCAACGCCGTCGTCTGGAACCTGGACAAGCTGCTCAAGCGCGACGCCCCGCAATTCGATCAGAACCAGGCCACGCAGGCCAGCCAGTACGTGTCGAACATCGCGTCCTATCGGGTCATCGATCCGATGACGGTGGAGATCACCACCAAGTCGGCCGATGCCGTCTTCCCCTACCTGATCGCGGATGTGGGCATCTCCAGCCCGGCCCGCTACAAGGAAGTGGGCGGCGACTGGAACAAATTCGGCATGACGCCGTCCGGCACCGGCCCCTGGAAGCTGGACAAGCTGGTGCCGCGCGAACGCGCGGAACTCGTGCGCAATCCCAACTACTGGGATCCGAAACGCGTACCGAAGTCCGACCGCATGGTGCTGCTGATGATGCCGGATCCCAATACCCGTGTCGCCGCGCTGCTGTCCAAGCAGGTCGACTGGGTCGAGGCGCCGCCGCCCGACACGTTGCCGCGCCTGAAGGAAGCCGGCATGCAGATCGTCACCAACATCTATCCGCATAACTGGCCTTATCAGTTGAGCTATTCGGAAGGTTCGCCGTTCCGCGATATCCGCATCCGCAAGGCCGCCAACCTGGCCATCGACCGCAAGGGCCTGGTCGAATTTCTCGGCGGCACCGCCATTCCGTCGGAAGGCATGGTCGATCCCAAGCATCCCTGGTTCGGCAAGCCCAACTTCAAGATCACCTATGACCCGGACGAGGCCCGCCGCCTGATGAAGGAGGCCGGCTACAGCCCCGAGCATCCGCTGAAAATCAAGTTCGCCATCTCCACCTCGGGCTCGGGCCAGATGCAGCCGCTGCCGATGAACGAGTTCATCCAGGAAAACCTCAAGGCCGTCGGCTTCGACGTCCAGCTTGAAGTGCTGGAGTGGGAAGCGCTGCGGGCGCGCCGCCGCGCCGGCTCCGACGCGCCGGAGAACAAGGGCATCTACGGCATCAACAACAGCTTCGGCTATTGGGATCCGGACATCGGCTTGATCGGTACGTCGTGGTCCAAGATGAGGCCGCCGGCCGGCTACAACTGGGGCGGTTTCCAGGACAAGGAAGCCGACGAACTGGCCGCGGCCGCCAAGGTGGAATTCGACCCCGCCAAGCAGGACGCCATCCTCGCCAAGCTGCATACGCGCATCGTCGACCAGGCGATGTGGATCTGGGTGGTGCATGACCTGAACCCGCGCGCCATGGCCCCCAACGTCAAGGGCTTCGTGCAGGCGCAAAGCTGGTTCCAGGACCTGACCCCGGTCTACCTGCAACCGTAA